A window of the Gossypium hirsutum isolate 1008001.06 chromosome A03, Gossypium_hirsutum_v2.1, whole genome shotgun sequence genome harbors these coding sequences:
- the LOC107886440 gene encoding LOW QUALITY PROTEIN: pentatricopeptide repeat-containing protein At1g71060, mitochondrial (The sequence of the model RefSeq protein was modified relative to this genomic sequence to represent the inferred CDS: inserted 1 base in 1 codon) yields MKMSLLRFLNLLSKTHRKPIAAALFTRSLPTYSKQSVERRIFNRNSLPGHETSFGYSSTPHHIIYRSIHEDLTPKHLSVEHYEKNPAEPKFEQDATRICTLLSTHSGSHAGKLLEDASIEVSPSLVVEVLKRLSNAGVIALSFFTWAEKQKGFKYNTESYNALIEALGKIKQFKLIWSLVNEMKSRKLLNKDTFALISRRHARARKVEEAIEAFERMEEFGFKLETSDFNRLLDTLCKSRHVEKANKVFDKMKKRRFVPDIKSYTILLEGWGKEHNLLRLDEVYLEMKYDGFEPDVVTYGILISAYCKAKKYDAAIELFHEMEAKNCKPTPHVYCTLINGLGSEKRLSEALEFFERFKSCGFTPEAPTYNSLVGAYCWSMRIDDAFQVIDEMXKHSAGPNSRTYDIILHHLIKARRTNEAYFRFQKMSNEPGCEPTVSTYEIIVRMFCNEDRVDLAKQVWDQMKAKGVLPGMHMYSDLITSLCHKDKLGEACKYFQEMLDAGIRPPAKMFSNLKQALLDEGKKDEALNLTRKINKLRGTPLVVRDQK; encoded by the exons ATGAAAATGAGTCTCCTTCGATTTCTGAATTTACTGTCAAAAACCCACAGAAAACCCATTGCTGCAGCTCTTTTCACACGATCACTCCCTACCTACTCAAAGCAATCCGTCGAACGTCGAATTTTCAATCGTAACTCACTTCCAGGCCATGAAACCTCATTTGGTTATTCCTCAACTCCTCATCATATCATCTATAGATCGATCCATGAGGATTTAACGCCGAAACATTTGTCTGTCGAACACTATGAAAAGAACCCTGCAGAACCCAAATTCGAACAAGACGCTACCAGAATTTGCACACTCCTCTCCACCCACTCTGGTTCTCATGCCGGTAAATTGCTCGAAGATGCTTCAATTGAAGTGTCTCCTTCACTTGTTGTAGAGGTTTTGAAGAGGCTAAGCAATGCGGGTGTCATTGCTTTGTCATTTTTTACATGGGCAGAGAAGCAAAAAGGGTTTAAATATAACACAGAAAGCTACAATGCTTTGATTGAAGCTTTGGGTAAGATTAAGCAGTTCAAATTAATATGGAGTTTGGTGAATGAAATGAAGAGTAGAAAATTACTGAATAAAGATACTTTTGCATTGATCTCAAGGCGGCACGCAAGAGCCCGGAAGGTTGAAGAGGCTATAGAGGCTTTTGAGAggatggaagagttcggtttcaAGCTTGAAACATCGGATTTCAATAGATTGCTTGATACTCTGTGTAAGTCCAGACATGTTGAGAAAGCAAACAAAGTGTTTgataaaatgaaaaagagaagGTTTGTTCCCGATATAAAGTCTTACACGATTTTGTTGGAAGGGTGGGgaaaagaacacaacttgttgaGGTTAGACGAGGTTTACCTAGAGATGAAATATGACGGTTTCGAGCCAGATGTTGTGACTTATGGTATTTTGATCAGTGCGTATTGTAAGGCGAAGAAGTATGATGCAGCCATTGAGTTATTTCATGAGATGGAGGCAAAGAATTGCAAGCCAACACCTCATGTTTATTGTACTTTGATTAATGGATTAGGTTCAGAGAAGAGGTTAAGTGAAGCTCTGGAGTTTTTTGAACGTTTCAAGAGTTGCGGTTTTACTCCAGAAGCTCCTACTTATAATTCCCTTGTTGGGGCTTATTGTTGGTCAATGCGAATAGATGATGCATTTCAAGTGATAGATGAAA AGAAACATTCGGCTGGTCCAAATTCGAGAACTTACGATATAATTCTTCATCACTTAATAAAGGCTCGGAGGACGAATGAGGCTTACTTCAGATTCCAGAAAATGTCGAATGAGCCGGGCTGTGAGCCAACTGTGAGTACTTACGAAATTATAGTAAGGATGTTCTGCAACGAGGATCGAGTGGATTTGGCAAAGCAGGTTTGGGATCAGATGAAGGCCAAGGGAGTGCTTCCAGGGATGCATATGTACTCTGATTTAATTACCAGTTTGTGTCACAAGGACAAGTTAGGTGAAGCTTgcaaatattttcaggaaatgtTGGATGCAGGTATTCGACCTCCGGCCAAGATGTTTAGTAATCTGAAACAGGCTCTACTTGATGAGGGGAAGAAGGATGAAGCTTTAAATTTGACTCGGAAAATCAATAAGCTGAGGGGAACTCCGTTAGTTGTTCGAGACCAGAAGTGA
- the LOC107886439 gene encoding beta-glucuronosyltransferase GlcAT14A, translating into MGAERKWFFSLLSLTFLSVLLLVLYSISPFSSPRPFPSLVQLGLPYPPAFGYYIFGGKGDKDRIFRLLLAVYHPRNRYVLHLGADATDGERYSLVVALKSVPAIRSFSNVDVIGNPDRFSYMGSSYIASTLHAAAILMKVDPGWDWFIALSALDYPLLTQDDLSHVFSSVRRDLNFIDHNNDLGWKEDQRFRPIVVDPGLYLARRTKIFYATEKRAMPDAFKIFTGSPWVVLSRSFLEFCIFGWDNLPRTLLMYFNNVMLSEESYFHTVICNSPELKNTTVNSDLRYMIWDNPPKMEPHFLNISDYDQMAQSGAAFARMFKEDDPVLDMVDEKILKRKRNQAAPGAWCTGRKSWWSDTCSQWGDVNVLKPGPQAKKFAETITNLLDDWNSQSNQCSLSR; encoded by the exons ATGGGAGCTGAAAGGAAATGGTTTTTCAGTCTTCTTTCCCTTACATTTCTCTCCGTCCTCCTCCTCGTACTTTACTCGATCTCACCTTTCAGCTCCCCTAGACCTTTCCCTTCACTAGTCCAACTCGGCCTTCCATATCCACCAGCTTTTGGGTATTATATATTTGGTGGAAAAGGTGATAAAGATCGGATCTTTAGGTTACTCCTTGCTGTCTATCACCCCAGGAATCGTTATGTATTGCATCTTGGAGCTGATGCCACTGATGGCGAACGGTATAGTTTGGTTGTGGCTTTGAAATCTGTGCCTGCTATTAGGAGCTTTTCAAATGTGGATGTTATAGGGAACCCTGATCGGTTTTCGTACATGGGTTCTTCGTATATTGCTTCCACTTTGCACGCTGCTGCTATTTTGATGAAGGTTGATCCTGGCTGGGATTGGTTTATTGCTTTGAGTGCTTTGGATTATCCCTTGCTTACTCAAGACG ATTTGTCCCATGTGTTTTCATCTGTTAGGAGGGACCTCAATTTTATTGATCATAACAATGACCTTGGGTGGAAAGA AGATCAACGGTTTCGGCCTATTGTTGTTGACCCGGGGCTTTACCTAGCAAGGAGGACCAAAATTTTTTATGCTACAGAGAAACGGGCAATGCCTGATGCTTTTAAAATATTCACAG GTTCGCCGTGGGTTGTGTTAAGCAGATCCTTTCTGGAATTTTGCATCTTTGGGTGGGATAATCTACCCCGGACACTTCTGATGTATTTCAACAATGTTATGTTATCTGAAGAAAGCTATTTTCATACTGTCATTTGCAATTCACCGGAGTTAAAGAACACTACTGTAAACAGTGATTTAAGATATATGATCTGGGACAATCCTCCAAAGATGGAACCCCACTTTCTCAACATTTCTGATTATGATCAAATGGCACAAAGTGGAGCGGCGTTTGCAAGAATGTTTAAAGAAGATGATCCTGTGTTGGACATGGTAGATGAAAAGATCCTCAAGCGCAAGCGAAACCAAGCTGCCCCAGGGGCATGGTGCACTGGCCGGAAGAGCTGGTGGAGTGATACTTGCTCACAGTGGGGTGATGTAAATGTCTTGAAACCCGGGCCTCAAGCAAAGAAGTTTGCAGAAACCATAACGAACCTTCTTGATGACTGGAATTCACAGTCGAATCAGTGCAGCTTAAGCAGGTGA